In Candidatus Methylomirabilota bacterium, a single genomic region encodes these proteins:
- the pyk gene encoding pyruvate kinase: MRRTKIVCTLGPASSGKDTLDRLVAAGMDVARINFSHGTADEHAEVVRLIREGEARWGRPVAILQDLQGPKIRLGTFGPAGGGRVDLEAGATFTLCARPVEGTAARASLNHPEYLANVRPGDQIWMDDGMIQLRVEQATPDEVRCRVVVGGRLSDHKGISLPRVELPTSCLTDKDREDLRFGVEHGVDFVAVSFVRSAADVGEVRDYLATLGARAPLVAKLERHEGIANLPGILQAVDAVMVARGDLGVDVPLEDVPHLQKAIIQGARGASVPVIVATQMLESMVTHLRPTRAEVSDVATAIFDGADAIMLSAETATGRYPVEAVEVMARVAERAEEAVLREAVRHRRRERVGVGFSEALSDAAAAAAHELGARAIVAFTQSGFSARLISHARPDVPIIAMTPFVEVQRRLALSWGVSSRLIRKVETTDDMIDQVEATLLADGAVAPGDVLVIISGSPMWVAGTTNLLKLHRVGDRR, encoded by the coding sequence ATGCGGCGGACCAAGATCGTCTGCACTCTCGGGCCGGCCAGCAGCGGGAAGGACACGCTCGACCGGCTGGTCGCGGCGGGCATGGACGTCGCGCGCATCAACTTCTCCCACGGGACCGCGGACGAGCACGCCGAGGTGGTCCGGCTCATCCGCGAGGGCGAGGCGCGCTGGGGCCGGCCCGTCGCGATCCTCCAGGACCTCCAGGGCCCGAAGATCCGCCTCGGCACCTTCGGCCCGGCCGGCGGCGGGCGCGTGGACCTCGAGGCCGGCGCGACGTTCACGCTCTGCGCGCGGCCCGTGGAGGGCACCGCCGCGCGCGCGTCGCTGAACCACCCCGAGTACCTCGCGAACGTCCGTCCCGGCGACCAGATCTGGATGGACGACGGGATGATCCAGCTCCGGGTCGAGCAGGCCACGCCCGACGAGGTCCGCTGCCGCGTCGTCGTCGGCGGGCGCCTGAGCGACCACAAGGGTATCTCGCTCCCGCGCGTCGAGCTCCCGACGTCGTGCCTCACGGACAAGGACCGCGAGGACCTGCGCTTCGGCGTCGAGCACGGCGTCGACTTCGTCGCCGTGTCGTTCGTCCGCTCGGCGGCCGACGTCGGCGAGGTGCGCGACTACCTGGCGACGCTGGGCGCCCGGGCGCCGCTCGTCGCCAAGCTCGAGCGCCACGAGGGGATCGCCAACCTTCCCGGCATCCTCCAGGCCGTCGACGCGGTGATGGTCGCGCGCGGCGACCTCGGCGTGGACGTGCCGCTCGAGGACGTACCCCACCTCCAGAAGGCGATCATCCAGGGGGCGCGCGGCGCGAGCGTGCCGGTGATCGTGGCGACCCAGATGCTCGAGTCCATGGTGACGCACCTCCGTCCGACCCGCGCGGAGGTCTCGGACGTCGCGACGGCGATCTTCGACGGCGCCGACGCGATCATGCTCTCGGCCGAGACGGCCACCGGACGCTACCCCGTCGAGGCGGTCGAGGTGATGGCGCGCGTGGCCGAGCGGGCCGAGGAGGCGGTGCTGCGCGAGGCGGTCCGCCACCGGCGGCGGGAGCGCGTGGGGGTGGGCTTCTCCGAGGCGCTGTCGGACGCGGCCGCCGCGGCGGCCCACGAGCTGGGCGCCCGCGCGATCGTCGCGTTCACGCAGTCGGGGTTCTCGGCCCGGCTCATCTCGCACGCGCGCCCCGACGTGCCGATCATCGCCATGACACCCTTCGTCGAGGTGCAGCGGCGGCTCGCGCTGTCGTGGGGTGTGTCGTCGCGCCTGATCCGGAAGGTGGAGACCACCGACGACATGATCGACCAGGTCGAGGCCACGCTGCTCGCCGACGGCGCGGTCGCGCCGGGCGACGTCCTCGTGATCATCTCGGGGTCGCCGATGTGGGTGGCGGGCACGACGAACCTCCTGAAGCTTCACCGGGTGGGCGACCGACGCTGA
- the uvrA gene encoding excinuclease ABC subunit UvrA — translation LKEIRERLGFLMNVGLDYLTLDRPAGTLAGGEGQRIRLATQIGSSLVGVLYILDEPSIGLHQRDNRRLLDTLKRLRDLGNTVLVVEHDEETIRSADYVVDLGPGAGELGGHLVAVGTPDEIMANPASLTGRYLARALAISVPKARRKGSGHAVTIHNPREHNLKGMPVKIPLGTFTCVTGVSGSGKSTLVNDILYRALAQMLHRAQERPGAHDRVEGAQRVDKVVDIDQSPIGRTPRSNPATYTGVFTFIRTLFARTPEARMRGYQPGRFSFNVKGGRCEACQGDGLVKIEMHFLPDVYVTCDVCKGRRYNRETLDVRYKGMSIAEVLDMTVREALAFFDAVPVIKAKLQTLDDVGLDYIRLGQSATTLSGGEAQRVKLATELSRRATGRTLYILDEPTTGLHFADIQKLLDVLNRLVDQGNTVVIIEHNLDVIKTADWIIDLGPEGGDEGGRVVATGTPEDLARQAGRSYTGQFLGALLPAG, via the coding sequence TGCTCAAGGAGATCCGGGAGCGGCTCGGCTTCCTGATGAACGTCGGCCTCGACTACCTGACGCTCGACCGGCCCGCCGGCACGCTCGCGGGTGGTGAAGGCCAGCGCATACGGCTGGCGACCCAGATCGGCTCGAGCCTCGTCGGCGTCCTGTACATCCTCGACGAGCCATCGATCGGATTGCACCAGCGGGACAACCGGCGCCTCCTCGACACGCTCAAGCGCCTGCGCGACCTCGGCAACACGGTCCTGGTCGTGGAGCACGACGAGGAGACGATCCGCTCGGCCGACTACGTCGTGGACCTCGGCCCCGGCGCGGGCGAGCTCGGCGGCCACCTCGTCGCCGTCGGCACGCCCGACGAGATCATGGCGAACCCGGCCTCGCTCACCGGCCGCTACCTCGCGCGCGCGCTCGCGATCTCGGTGCCGAAGGCGCGGCGGAAGGGCAGCGGCCACGCCGTCACGATCCACAACCCGCGCGAGCACAACCTGAAGGGCATGCCGGTGAAGATCCCGCTCGGCACGTTCACCTGCGTGACGGGCGTGTCGGGCTCGGGCAAGTCGACGCTCGTCAACGACATCCTGTATCGCGCCCTCGCCCAGATGCTGCACCGCGCCCAGGAGCGTCCCGGGGCGCACGACAGGGTCGAGGGCGCGCAGCGCGTGGACAAGGTCGTGGACATCGACCAGTCGCCGATCGGCCGGACGCCGCGCTCGAACCCCGCCACGTACACGGGCGTCTTCACGTTCATCCGGACGCTCTTCGCCCGCACCCCCGAGGCGCGCATGCGCGGCTACCAGCCGGGGCGCTTCTCGTTCAACGTCAAGGGCGGACGCTGCGAGGCGTGCCAGGGCGACGGCCTCGTGAAGATCGAGATGCACTTCCTGCCCGACGTCTACGTGACGTGCGACGTCTGCAAGGGGCGCCGCTACAACCGCGAGACCCTCGACGTCCGCTACAAGGGCATGTCGATCGCCGAGGTCCTGGACATGACGGTGCGCGAGGCGCTCGCCTTCTTCGACGCGGTGCCCGTCATCAAGGCGAAGCTCCAGACGCTTGATGATGTAGGGCTCGACTACATCCGCTTGGGTCAGTCCGCCACCACGCTGTCCGGTGGCGAAGCCCAGCGTGTGAAGCTGGCGACGGAGCTTTCGCGGCGGGCCACGGGAAGAACCCTCTACATCCTCGACGAGCCGACGACCGGGCTGCACTTCGCCGACATTCAAAAGCTGCTGGACGTGCTCAATCGGCTCGTGGACCAGGGCAACACCGTCGTGATCATCGAGCACAACCTCGACGTGATCAAGACCGCCGACTGGATCATCGACCTCGGGCCGGAGGGGGGCGACGAGGGCGGACGTGTCGTGGCGACGGGCACGCCGGAAGACCTGGCCCGCCAGGCCGGGCGCTCCTACACGGGCCAGTTCCTCGGCGCGCTCCTCCCGGCGGGGTAG